The genome window CCTTCTGCGGCCACGCGGGTCAGAAGAATACGCACCGCGTCGGAGAGCGTCAGACCGACGCCCGCAAGTGCGTCCGAAGCCTGTGCTTTCAGCTGATCGTCAACACGGACATGAAGCATGGATGTTTGGGCAGGCATGGATAGTCTTCCAGTTGATGGGAATGATGTATCTCATTTGAGATACGATTTCAAGTCGGCAGTATGTGTGCGCGTGGTCCCGTGGTGTTGTCTCAGCGGGAAACTCAGTCCCCCTGCCCCGCCAGAAATTCCGCCAGCACAGGACTGGCCTCGCCCTTTGCGGAGCTGAGCAGCACCGAGCCCACAAGCGTAGCTTTAGACAGGCGCACGAGCCCGCCGGTTTCCTCGATACGATAGCAGCGGCGTTTTTGCCGCCCGCGCCTGTAGTGGGTCGCGGTGACGATCTGGCAGGTGCTGCCATCGGTGAGTGTCACAGGGGTGGCGAGCCTGATCTTGTCGCCTTCCTCGTAGTCGGGGATCGACGCCCAATCCCGGCAGCGCTGGCGCCAGGCATGGGCGTAGCTGTCCGGGTCTTTCAGGTTGGAGAGAAGCTCGATCAGCCCAAGCGGAGCACGAGACTCGTTCGGGCCAGCGCTTTCCTCCATGTCCTTATAGCCCCAGCAGCCGTCATCGTATCGGGTGAGGAAGACAGCCCCGAAAGTGAAGGAGCCATCCGGATCGGTCACATAGGTCGCGTCTTCGACAGCGGTGCCGTCGAGATTGGTGACCTTTGCCGCTGCATACCAGGTGGAGCCGACCTTGCAGGCCTTGACCAATTCGGTTTTGCGCGTGCCTCCCTCGAAGGTACAGAGCCGGGTGATCTCCGCTTTCTCATCCGCGTAGGTCTGGA of Phaeobacter inhibens DSM 16374 contains these proteins:
- a CDS encoding DUF6927 domain-containing protein; the encoded protein is MGWLFYTDRRVQTYADEKAEITRLCTFEGGTRKTELVKACKVGSTWYAAAKVTNLDGTAVEDATYVTDPDGSFTFGAVFLTRYDDGCWGYKDMEESAGPNESRAPLGLIELLSNLKDPDSYAHAWRQRCRDWASIPDYEEGDKIRLATPVTLTDGSTCQIVTATHYRRGRQKRRCYRIEETGGLVRLSKATLVGSVLLSSAKGEASPVLAEFLAGQGD